From the Bacillus sp. FJAT-22090 genome, the window ATAAATTGTTTCGATGCAACTAAGAATAGAATCATCATCGGTAGTGAAGCTAATGTTAAGCCTGCGAATAGGGAACCCCAATCCGCTGAGTGCTCTCCAAACAGGGATAACATTCCAACTGGAATTGTCATCTTCGCCTTTTCAGTAATAAAAATTAAGGGGAAGAAAAAATCATTCCATGCGGAAATAAAGTTTACAATTATCACTGTACCCAATGCTGGACGCATTAATGGAAGAAGCACATTCCAAAGCACGCGTAAGTTTCCTGCCCCATCCATTCTTGCGGCTTCCTCTAGCTCCATAGGCATTGTTTTAAAGAAGCCAGTTAGAATAAGCATTGTTAGGGGTGTACCTGTAGCGATATTCATAAAAATAAGGGACCAAAGTGAATTAATCAGACCTAAATCACGCATTAAAATGAAGAGTGGCACAATGCCTAATTTTATTGGAATCATCATTCCTAATAAAAATAAAAAGAAAATAGCATTATTCCAGCTAAACTTAAAGCGTGCAATATAAAATGCTGCTAGCGAGCAAAAGAGAACAACGAGTACAACAGAGGTTACACTAACAATTACACTATTGATAAAGTATTGATCAAACGGTATTTTACTCAATAATGTTCTATATGTATCTAAGCTAAAACTCGTAGGCAATCCTAATGGATTCTTGAAAATTTCAGCACTCGTTTTAAACGAAGATAAAAACATTAAAAAAATCGGGTACAAACTAATTGTTGCGACAGCAAACACAACAACATAATAAAATGGCTTCGACCATATCGAACTGTTCTTCATACTACTCACCCTTACATTTGTACTTCTTTTTTATTCATAAATTTCAAGAATACCATTGTACATACTAATATGAAGAAAAATAACACAGTTGCTAAAGCAGAACCTAGCCCTATCGCATCCGAGCTTCCAGATGTGGAACTACCAAATGCTAAGCGATAAAAGAATACAGCTAGCGTGTCCGTAGAAAAATACGGTTCTCCCATTGACCCTTGCATTGCATATACGAGCTCAAATGCCTCAAAAGATTGAATAAATGTTAATACTGTCATGATCAAAATGGAAGGTACCATTAAAGGTAAATAAATTTTCCGAAGCATCGTCATTCCTTTTGCTCCATCTAATTTAGCAGCCTCCACTAGTTCACCCGGAATACTTTGAAAACCTGCTAAAAAGATTAATACCCCGAACCCTAATCCAAACCAGCAATTTACTAGAATAATAGAGACTAGCGCTGTGTTTGGGTCTCCAAGCCACGCTCGTTGTAATTCCTCTAATCCTAGCTTACCTAGCAACATGTTCAATGTGCCGAAGTTTGGATTTAAAATAAGCTTCCATAAAAAACCTACAACAATTACGGATAATAAACGTGGTAAAAAAAAGGCAATCTTGAAAAACTCAGCACCTTTTACTTTTTTATAAATAATAAATGCAAGTAAAAACGCTAAGCCATTCATAACAATCATTTGTAGGACAAAATACAGTATATTATTCTTAAACGCATTCAAAAACATAGAACCATAGGGCTCTGTCGTAAATAATGTAACGAAATTGTTAAAACCAACAAATGACTCTCGTGAAAAACCATTGAAAGAATAAAAGCTATAAGATAATGCAGCTAATATAGGATAGAGCACGAATAAACCATAAATAATTAGTGCAGGTATTGGGAAAAGGTGGATAGTCCACCGTTTTCCCTTTTTTCTTTCCTTCTTTGTTGAAGCTGTTTGTACAGTCATAGTCATCATCCACAGCCTCCTTTTTTGAGAATAAGAAATGATAAACTTTTCTACTCATTTTTTGTCCAGACCCTAGGCACCAACCCCTCGAGGTCGAATGGGAATCTTCTGCGTCCAACTAGTTGGACTACGAACCTTCCCATTCGCTTGTCGGAGGCCCACACGAAGTGGGTCATGCAGTCGTTGCGAAATGTTCTTTTATTTTGCGACGAGCTTTGCGCAGGAGCACCACGATGTCGCGAATTTAGACTGTATCCCACTGACAGGCGCCTTGCACTTTTCTTATTTTTTAAAAGGCTCAAATGAAATCTCTGCATTTTCCTGCACTTTTTGAGCTACTTCCGCTGGCGTTACTTCTCCTAAATACATTCCTTGTAATTCCGTTTCTAATACTGTTTTCGTTGTCGGATCTCCACTTACAAAGTTAATTACCCAGTAATATGGCGTTGAATTTGTTTCCACTGCTTTACTTAACTCACTAAGAAGTTCATCATTTGAAGTTATACCAGGAAGCGCACTAATCATTTTGAACTCTTCTACAAATAATTCTCCAAACTCTTTTGTTGTTAAAAATTCTAAAAATGTTTTTGCAGCTTCCTTGTTTTTAGAGTTCGCATTTATAGCAAATGATCCATCAACCCAAGTTGTCACTGTTTGATTGCCAGTTTTTGAAGGCATTGGGAAAAAGCCGTAATCTAAATCTGCATTCAGTTCATTAACAACTGGGATTTCCCAGCTTCCAAGTGGGAACATTGCTGCCTGCTCCATAGCAAATAATGTACGAATATCTTCCATACCTAATCCTTCTGAGTTAGCAGGGAAATATTTTTTCAAATCATTCATTACTTCAATTGATTCAACAAATGCTGGATCTGTAAAGTCTCTTTCACCAGTAACTAGTTTATCTGCGAAAGCATTTCCATCCACTACACCTGGTCCTACAATGCCATGTGTTAAAGATAGTAACCAGCTCTCTTTAGTTCCCATCGCAATTGGAGTAATACCCGCTGCTAATAATTTTTCATTCACTTCCATAAATTCATCCCAAGTTGTTGGCACTTCAAGACCTTGGTCAGCAAATATTTTTTTATTATAGAAAAATTGTGTTGAACTAATGTTTAATGGAACACCATATTGCTTCCCATCTTCTCCTCGAGAAGCTGCTAAATAGTCATCTGAAAATTGATCTAATCCCTTTAGGTCTGTAATCGGCTCAACAAACCCAGCTGCAGCTAGCTTTAATCCTGCTGCATACGGACGTAGATGGAAAATATCAGGACCTTCTCCCGCTTGTAACGCTGTATTTAAAACTGTGTTGTATTCCGTATTTTTAGTTGGACTAAACTCAACTTGGATATCAGGATTTGTTTCGTTGAACAAAGCGATAACTTTTTCGTATTTCGCTACATCTTCTGTACGCCAGCTACCTATTGTTAACTTTACTTTTTCTGTAGCTTCACTTACTTCGCCATTATCTTTACTATCACTAGCATTACTATTTGATGAAGTATCTTCACTATCGTCAGAACAAGCAGCTAAAATCAACGTAAATAACATGACAAACATAAACAGAAACAGGTACTTATTTGATTTTTTCATTTTTAATACGCCCCTTTTAATTTGAAATGTATATATCATAAACCAACTCGTGAACCCCTTGTCTAAACTCTTTCACGTGAAAGTGTCTTCCATAATGCACTGCATTTGTTAGTAGTACTACAAATAACTTCCTCTTTGGATCCAACCAAATACTTGTCCCTGTAAAACCTGTTTCAATAAACCCCTTAATATAGTGTTGAAGCATTTTTCACCCCCATAAAAATGCTCAAAATTCCGATAACTCAATATAACGAAGTTTTGTACTATAAATTAACAAAAATATTGAAATATTTTTTCAAAAAACTCCGAAAACTAGTATTACTACAATTTGAGACAATTTATAGTTTTGAGCCCAGCCTCTCAAAACAGTATATTCATCCGTTTCTAGAAAATGTACATTCTTCTTTCAAATTAAGTTTATCTATAATTCGCCCCCGCCCACTTCTGCACCATCTTTTTTCTCTTCGCTAAATATTTTTATAATAATTTTTAAAAGGGTATTGTAATTTCTGAATATTTTACATATTATAAAAACTGAGAGGTGATTCATATGTCAGAAATAATAAATTTGTCTTCCAATTCCCTACCACTTACAAAGAAAGGAGAAAAAACACGTCAGCACTTACTTAATATTGCAGAAGAAGTTTTTGGTGAAAAAGGTTATTTTAATGCTTCGATCGTTGATATTACCCAAAAAGCAAATGTAGCTCAGGGAACTTTTTATAATTATTTCCCTTCGAAGCAGTCCATTTTCGAAGAACTTGTGCGTAACATGAGCCACACGTTTCGAAGTGAAATTCGAAACGCTATTAAGACAGCAGATAGTTTCGAAGAGTCACAAAGAATCGGCTTTCGTACTTTCTTTTCTTGGGTAAAAAATCATCGGAATTTGTATAGCATTGTTCAGCAAACTGTACTAGTGGACGAAGAGCTTTATCGTTGGTATTACGAGCGTCTAGCATCTGGATACATTAAAGGTCTAGAGGAAGCTATTGGTAAAGAAGAAATAAAAAAGTATGATACGGAAACAATTGCTTATTGTTTAATGGGCATAAGCCAGTTTTTAGGGATGAGATGGATTTACTGGGAGGATCGAGATGTACCAGAGGATTTATTAGAAGACGCAATAGCCCTTATTTTCCAAGGTTTACGAAAATAAAAGCAGGAGTGATGCAGATTGAAGGGTATATCACATTGGATTGATCAGCGTTCTATCATAACACCAAATAGACTAGCTTTAATCGATGATCAGAGAAAACTTACTTATTTAGAAATGAGCAAAATGGTCAACCAATTTTCCGGAATATTACAGTCCACTTATTCTATAAAAAAAGGAGATCGAGTTGGCGTTCTGTCTCTGAATAGTATTGATTTCATTATTGTTTTATTTTCATTGGCAAAATTAAATGCTGTGGCTGTTCCACTCAATATTCGCTTAACTGTCGACGAGTTAGAGTATCAGCTAAAGGACAGCGGACTTCAAACACTCATTGTTGACAACGACAACCATACGAAAGGAAAAGAGTTATTAAATCGAACACGGTTTCAGTTATTAACATTCGAAACGATTAATCTAGCAAAAACAGAACCACTAATACCTACCGAAATTGACTCAGCAGCTCCATACATTATTTGCTATACATCTGGAACAACCGGAAGGCCTAAAGGAGCCGTCTTAACCCAAGAAAATATGTTTTGGAATGCAATTAATAATACTGTAGGACTTGATATTACTTCTAAAGATAAAATTATTACGTTATTACCGCTTTTCCATATTGGAGGAATCGGTTTATTCACATTACCTGTACTGTTATGTGGCGGTACAGTTGTAGTTCCAGAGCGATTTAACCCTGAGCAAGCGTTGGAATATATAGAGAAGCATGAAATTACCATCGTTATGGGAGTTCCAACTATTCATGATGCTTTACGAAAAAGCCCAAGCTTCGAAACGACTAATGTAACCTCTGTTCGATTCTTTTATAACGGAGGCGCGCCATGCCCTGAAGAGTTAATACGTTGGTACTTACAAAAAGGGATTAGCTTTGGGCAAGGCTATGGATTGACAAAGACTTCCCCTACTGTATTTTTACTATCGGAAGAAGACTATCACCGTAAAGTTGGCTCCATTGGAAAACCCGTTATGTTTACCGAGATACGAGTTGTTGATGAAGAAGCAAATGAAGTTTCATCTGGAGAATATGGCGAATTACTTGTAAAAGGACCGAGTGTCATGAAGGAATACTATAACCTCCCCGAGGAAACAGCTAAAGCGATTCAAGAAGGTTGGTTTGCAACTGGCGATATTGTAAGACAAGACGAGGAAGGCTTTGTTTACATTGCCGGCAGAAAAAAAGAAATGATTATTTCTGGAGGTGAAAATATATATCCTCTTGAGGTTGAAAAAGTCATTTACGAGATTGCAGATGTTGATGAAGCAGCTGTAATCGGAGTTCCCCATGATAAATGGGGTGAAACGCCTATTGCCTTTATTGTACTTAAAAAAGAGACAAACTTTACAGACGAGAAGTTGAAAGAGTATTGCACTAAAAAGTTAGCACGTTATAAAGTTCCGAGTCTTTTTAGAATTGTAAGCGCTTTACCGAAAAATGCGACGGGAAAAATCGATAAAGCAACTCTCAAAAAATATTATGTAGAAGAAGTGATGAGCTTATGATGAATTTTTTTGTTGGACAGACAGCAGCCTTTAGCAGAACAGTTACCGAGACTGATATTGTCATGTTCGCTGGTTTAAGTGGTGACTATAATCCTGTTCATGTAGATCAGGAATATGCTGTCGAAACAAGATTTGGATTGCGAATTGCACATGGTTTATTAACTACCTCTTTTCTCTCTAGGCTACTTGGCATGGAGCTTCCTGGAAAGGGATCGGTTTATTTAGAGCAATCCTTAAAATTTTTAGCGCCAGTTTTCATAGGAGATACCATTACTGCTAGTGCTGAAATTTTAGAGATTGACCAGGATCGTGGAATTCTTCGGCTAGAGACGATTTGTAGAAAACAGGATAACACGATTGTGTTAAAAGGAGAGGCCAAAATGATGATGCCCAAGGAAGGAGCAAAGATATGATACAAATTGTAAAAACAAGCACTTATTTTCCGCCCCAAGTTGAAACAGCTCGTTTACTAGAAGTAAAAACAGGCATTCCAGAAAATGTGATAAAAGAAAAATTCGGTCTCTACGAAAAACATGTTGCTGATTCATCAATGCATGCTTCTGATATGGCCATTAACGCTGCCTTGCCGCTATTAGAGGTGGTTGATCCACTAAACATAGACGTTGTCATTTACTTCGGAAGTCCGTTTAAAGATTATGGCGTTTGGTCAAGTGCCCCAAAAATCCAATATGAGCTCGGTACAAAAAATGCCTATGCTTTTGAAATAATGAATGTCAGCTCTTGTTTTCCTATCGCCCTTAAGGTAGCAAAAGATATGTTAACTTCCGATAAAACACTAAACCATATCTTACTTGTTGGAGGGTGTAAGGAATCACAAATTATTGACTATCAAAATCCTAGATCAAGATTTATGTTCAATTTTGCTGATGGGGGTGCAGCAGCGCTTCTATCAAGAGATAATGGTAAATTTGAAATTTTAGAGTCTACCATTTATACAGATGGTTCCTTCCATGACGATATACGTGTTCCAGCTGGAGGGTCTGTTCTTCCCGCTTCACACGAAACAGTGGAAGATAATCTCCATTTTATCGATGTAAAGGATCCTGCAGATATGAAAGAACGGCTTGACCCAGTATCTGTAGCAAATTTTGTAAAGGTAGTAAAAGATTCAGTAGAAAAAAGCGGATATACATTGCACGATATCGATATGCTCCTACCACTGCATACAAAAAAGTCGATGTTTAAACAAATATTAAACGGATTAGAGCTTTCTGAAGATAAAGCAATTTATCTCGACCATCATGGTCATATGTCTTCCCTTGACCCACTTGTAGGACTCGATTTTGCTGAAGCTGATCAAAAACTTAAAAAAGGGGACATTGTTGTCACAGTGAGCGCTGGAACAGGTTACACATGGACAGCGACAACTTTAATAAAAATAAGAGACTAAGAAGGAAGAAAATGAAAACTTTTAAAAACAAAACGGTTTGCTTAGGTCTATTTTTATCACTTCTGTTGTTTATCTTTGGGTGTAGCTCCGATAATGGGGATACTGTAGAGGTTGAAGCGAATGATGCTGCACCTATTAAAATTGGTGTACTTGCATCTTTAACTGGTGGTTTAGAATCCTATGGAAAACAATCTGTTCAAGGCTTTGAGCTAGGTCTTGACTATGCAACAGATGGAACGATGGAAGTCGAAGGTCGAAAAATAGAATTTATTGTAGAGGATACAGAAACAAAAGCAGAGGTCGCAGTACAAAAAGCTACCAAACTATTAGAAGAAGATAAGGTTGATTTTCTTGTAGGTTCTTCTAGCTCTGGTGACACATTAGCAGTTTTACCTCTTGCAGAGGAATATGAAAAAATTATGGTTGTAGAGCCAGCCGCTGCAGATAGTATTACCGGCGCGGAGTTCAATAAGTATATTTTCCGCACAGCTCGAAATTCATCTCAGGATGCGGTCGCAGGTGCAGCTGCTATTGTTAAAAAAGGCGTTAAAATTGCTACCCTTGCTCCTGATTACTCATTTGGTCAAGATGGTGTTGCTGCTTTAAAAGAAGCAGCTATCAAGCTAGGTGGTGACATTATTCATGAAGAATATGTGGATCCTGCTGCTACAGATTTTACTTCCAATATTTAAAAGATTATCGATCAAAAACCTGACTATTTATATGTTATCTGGGCAGGCTCCAACACACCATGGAACCAAATCATGGATATGAAAGTACAAGAAAAAGGAATCAAAATCTCTACTGGTGTTGCAGATATAGCCACTTTACCTACAATGAAACCTCTTGTGGGAATGGAAGGTTTTACGGTCTATTATCATGAGTTACCAGATAACAAAGTAAACACATGGCTTGTAGAGGAACACAAAAAGAAATTTAATGGGGAGGTTCCAGATCTTTTCACACCTGGTGGAATGAGTGCAGCATTAGCGATAGTAGAAGCAGTGAAGAAAACAGAAGGTAATACCGATACGGATACACTTATAGAGACAATGGAAGGAATGAGCTTTGAATCACCAAAAGGTACCATGACCTTCCGTCCAGAAGACCATCAAGCGCTCCAATCACTTTATGCAGTGAAACTTGAAAACAGAGAAGGATTGGACTATCCTGTCCCTGTATTAGTAAGAGAGCTAACTCCTGAAGAAACTGCTCCTCCGATTCGAAATACTAAATAACATGTTTTCCGAGACTTACCGCTCGCTTTTTACAGGCGAGCGGACTCTTTTACCATACCAAAAGAGTAATTTAAACACTTTTTGCTTTTGTCTAAATGATTTAGTTGGAAATTTAGAGTGCTTAGTTGGAATAATGAACGATTTAGTTGGAATCTAAACGCAATTAGTTGGAAAGTGCCTTTTTTATGGAAGAAAACAATTACTTCCCTTAAATTTCTATTAAGCTTTCCGTAAGCGAGTAGTTAGAAAATATTTGACTTCATTCACACTCTCTTCTAGGATAATGTTTTAGGACTTTATTTATTAAAGGAGTGTTTATGATTTGAAGAAATTATTAGTAGCTTTTCTTGGATTAGCTCTACTTGCAGGGTGTTCCGAAGAAACGGTAGATACTAACGAAGATAATGCCGTAGAAACTGAAAATGTGGACGTAGAAGAAAATGTAACAATTGAAGAAAACGCTGAGAAAAGCGCTAATTCTACTGAAGAAAATAAGGGCCAAAGTGATATAAAAAGTTTCCCTGAGTTCGTAATGTTAGCTAAACATATTGATATGACTAAGTATATTGCTAAAGTTGAAACAGATAACGAAGGAACTCGTGTCATATTCTTTGAAAATAGTGAAGGTAAAAAAGAATACAAAAGCACCTTTGTTAAAAATGAAAATCGACTTAAAATCATCAAGTTAGACGATGATGGTTTAATTTTCAATGAAATAATTAAGTAATGAAAATTGCGAATCCAGAGTTTTAATCATAAAAAACCCTCAGCTCAAGTGTCACTTGCTCTGAGGGTTTCGTTTCTAGTTATTTAGTTATCTTTTAAATCTTCAATAGATGTGATGTCCATATATGCTGGAACAACTAAACCAATTTTCACGCCTGTCATGCTTGTGCCAAGGTCTTCAAATTTACCATCGAATTTTTCAGCATAGGTTGCATGTGTTAATGGTAACCATCCAGCAAGAGATGCGTCTGCACTACCGTCGGCAATGGCTGTCCACATTGGACCAGCTTCAACTTGAACCATAGTTACATCATAGCCAAGGCTTGTTAATACGATGCTCATAACGTTCGTACTAGCAATTTCACTATCCCATGCAACATATGCAAGTTTGATTTTGTCACCGTCAACTTTTTCAATACCCTCAGTCCATGTTGCAATTTTCTCTGGATTTGCATCTACCCAAGCTTGCGCAGCTACTTCTGGTTTTTCACCGTTTTTGATAGCGATCATTACTTCACCCATATCATCCTCTGTCCAGTTGAAATTAGAAAGGACTTGGTGAGCTTCTGGCATGTCTTCTTGTAATCCAGTACGACCAATTGTGTGAATTTCCTCTTCCCCACCATATGAGCCTTTTGGATCTTCAAGATATTTCAAATCATATTCAGCAAATTTCCAGTGAGGAGTCCATCCAGTTATGATGATTGGCTCTTCTGCATCATACGCTTTCTTTAGAGATGCTGTCATTGCAGCACTTGAACCACTTACAAGGTCCCACTCATCTAATTCATAATCTGTAATAGCTCGTTCTGTTGCTTCCATAATTCCAGCTCCAGGATCGATGCCAGTAATTTTGTAGTTAACTGACTCCCCTACTGAACCTGCATTTGAGTCTGTAGATGTTGAATCATTTGCTTCTTCTGTATCACCACATGCTGCTAACCCAAGTGAAAGTAATGCAACTGCTCCAAGACCTGTTATTTTTTTGGCTAATTTCATCATGTATTTCCCCCTAGTTTTTTCTTTCTATTTCCAGCGTACTGCGTGATTCTATCTAAAATAATCGCTACGATTACTATAGAAAGTCCAGTTTCTACGCCAACTCCTGTTTTCAATTGCGTAACGGACCGGTAAACCTCTTCACCAAGTCCTGGTGCACCTACCATCGAAGCGATTACTACCATTGATAGAGATAGCATAATACTTTGGTTCACCCCAGCCATAATAGTAGGTTTCGCCAGTGGAATTTGTATTTTAAACAAACGCTGCCACGTCGTAGAACCAAATGCTTCTGTAGCTTCTATTAGATCTTTTGGTACTTGCTGAATGCCTAACATCGTTAAACGAATTGTAGGAGGCATTGCAAAAATTACGGATGCTACAACTCCCGGTACGACTCCAATGTTGAAAAAGAAAATCGCCGGTATTAAATATACGAATGCAGGCATTGTTTGCATTAAATCCAATATTGGATTTACTACCTTTCGAACACCCGCTTTTTGTGAACTAAGAATCCCTATAGGAATACCAATCACTAGCGCGAAGATGACTGAAGTCAATACTAGCGTTAACATTTGAAGCATCGGGTACCAATACCCTAAATAATCGATGAATAATAGGCCAATCAATGAAAAGAAGGCAATCTTTCTCGTAGAAATAATTCCAGCTATTAAAGCGAAGATAAAAGCAAGTAATATAGAAGGAACCAAATCCAATATATCTACTGTGCCTTCTACTACTCCTTCTAGTACATCAGCAAAACCGTCTAGGCCTGTCCCAAACGTATCTACTAACCAATCAACTCCAGTGTCAACCCAATCGGCAAAAGGTAGGCGAGGGAATAGTTCATCCATCTTAAATCACCTCCGTAATATGCTGCTCTGCGGAATCCATCGTTCCATCTTTGTTAATAAACTCATTATCACCAGATAATGCACCTATGAGGGCACCACGTATAATAATCCCTTGAAGCTTTTGTTCTTCATTAATAACTGCAACAGGAATGCTTGCTGTTGATACTACATCAAATAATTCTGTGAGAACCGTATCTGGTGAGATCATCGGAAGATCAGAAATAATTACATCATTCAGTGACTTCTCTGATTCAATTGCTTCTACAGTATCCTGTGCTGTTACTGCTCCTAATAAGCGATTCGCATTATCTACTACATATATAGAAGAAATACCTAAATGTTTCATCAGTCGAAGTGCTACACGAGGACCTCGATCAACTTTTACCGTGTCTGCTTTTTTCATAATATGACCAGCAGTCAGTACTTTGGATAAGTCAACGTCTTCCACGAATCGTTCGACATATTCGTTGGAAGGGCTCATCAGAATTTCTTCAGGTGATCCAATTTGAACAATTTCTCCGTCTTTCATCAGTGCTATACGGTCACCAATACGAAGCGCTTCATCCAAATCATGTGTGATAAAAATAATTGTTTTTTGCATATCGTGATGAAGCTGAAGTAACTCATTTTGCATATCTTTTCGAATAAGCGGATCCAATGCACTAAACGCTTCATCCATAAGCAATATATCTGGATTATTAGCCAGTGCTCTAGCAAGTCCAACACGTTGCTGCATACCCCCACTTAGTTGTTTCGGGTACTGGTCTTCATATCCCGCAAGACCAACAAGTCTTAATGATTCTATTGCTTTTTCATTTCGTTCTTTTTTAGAAACCCCTTGGATTTCTAAGCCATATTCTGTATTTTCAACGATTGTTTTATGTGGGAAGAGGGCAAAGTTTTGAAATACCATCCCAATTTTCTTTCGTCTTACTTCACGAAGCTGTTCTTTATTCATCTGAACAATATCCTTACCATCCAGTAATATTTGTCCCATCGTTGGATCTATTAATCTATTAAGCAACCTAACTAATGTAGATTTACCACTTCCGGATAGACCCATAATGACGAAAATTTCACCTTCATTGACCTCAAAGGATACTTGTTTCACACCAACCGTTGCACCAGTCGCTTTCAAAATTTCGCTTTTTGTTTTACCATCTTTCAGCAACTGTATAGCGCGGCCACTACTTTTACCAAAAATCTTCGTAGCGTCTTTTACTACTATTTTTTTATTTATGTTTTTCTCACTCATATCTTTTCTCCTTACCGTCCGAAATACCCGAACCCAATCAATTATAGATGCAACTCCATAAAATTTCAACAGTTTAAACCTTATTAATTGTTTGTACGGTAAAAACTGTACGAAAATTATTTAAAAAAATTGCTTTTTGGGTAAGGATATAATACATTTAAATTTAGTTAGCTGGATTATGTGAGCAAAGCTAATTTCAGTGGAGGGAACGTAAATGGATGACCATGAAAAAATAGATAAAGCTCGGGAACGAATTATAGAAACAATTGCCCAAAACATACATTTATACGGCTTGGTACCTTCTGCAGGTAGACAATTCGGAACTATGTTTTTTCAAAATGAACCATTAACATTAGATGATATGACAGAAAAATTAGGCATGAGTAAAACAAGCATGAGCACTTCTGTCCGAGCACTGTCTGAACTAAAATTGGTTGAGCGTGCATGGAAAAAAGGAGTTCGAAAAGATTTATATAAAGTGACGGATGATTGGCACCAAAGCTTCATCGA encodes:
- a CDS encoding ABC transporter permease codes for the protein MDELFPRLPFADWVDTGVDWLVDTFGTGLDGFADVLEGVVEGTVDILDLVPSILLAFIFALIAGIISTRKIAFFSLIGLLFIDYLGYWYPMLQMLTLVLTSVIFALVIGIPIGILSSQKAGVRKVVNPILDLMQTMPAFVYLIPAIFFFNIGVVPGVVASVIFAMPPTIRLTMLGIQQVPKDLIEATEAFGSTTWQRLFKIQIPLAKPTIMAGVNQSIMLSLSMVVIASMVGAPGLGEEVYRSVTQLKTGVGVETGLSIVIVAIILDRITQYAGNRKKKLGGNT
- a CDS encoding quaternary amine ABC transporter ATP-binding protein, producing the protein MSEKNINKKIVVKDATKIFGKSSGRAIQLLKDGKTKSEILKATGATVGVKQVSFEVNEGEIFVIMGLSGSGKSTLVRLLNRLIDPTMGQILLDGKDIVQMNKEQLREVRRKKIGMVFQNFALFPHKTIVENTEYGLEIQGVSKKERNEKAIESLRLVGLAGYEDQYPKQLSGGMQQRVGLARALANNPDILLMDEAFSALDPLIRKDMQNELLQLHHDMQKTIIFITHDLDEALRIGDRIALMKDGEIVQIGSPEEILMSPSNEYVERFVEDVDLSKVLTAGHIMKKADTVKVDRGPRVALRLMKHLGISSIYVVDNANRLLGAVTAQDTVEAIESEKSLNDVIISDLPMISPDTVLTELFDVVSTASIPVAVINEEQKLQGIIIRGALIGALSGDNEFINKDGTMDSAEQHITEVI
- a CDS encoding glycine betaine ABC transporter substrate-binding protein → MMKLAKKITGLGAVALLSLGLAACGDTEEANDSTSTDSNAGSVGESVNYKITGIDPGAGIMEATERAITDYELDEWDLVSGSSAAMTASLKKAYDAEEPIIITGWTPHWKFAEYDLKYLEDPKGSYGGEEEIHTIGRTGLQEDMPEAHQVLSNFNWTEDDMGEVMIAIKNGEKPEVAAQAWVDANPEKIATWTEGIEKVDGDKIKLAYVAWDSEIASTNVMSIVLTSLGYDVTMVQVEAGPMWTAIADGSADASLAGWLPLTHATYAEKFDGKFEDLGTSMTGVKIGLVVPAYMDITSIEDLKDN
- a CDS encoding GbsR/MarR family transcriptional regulator, translating into MDDHEKIDKARERIIETIAQNIHLYGLVPSAGRQFGTMFFQNEPLTLDDMTEKLGMSKTSMSTSVRALSELKLVERAWKKGVRKDLYKVTDDWHQSFIDLFSIKWQRSVTLHLVAIKKSLAELGELLQDPALSEELREVVQIDIDKLKYMKDYYNWLERVIDAFEDQRIFDLVPKFEDSNENAKN